Proteins encoded by one window of Streptacidiphilus sp. PB12-B1b:
- a CDS encoding alpha-hydroxy-acid oxidizing protein, which produces MPQFGDYQNEIYLNALFGVVPKYPMAFAGWEQAAQAALPPSVWSYVAGGAGDELTQRANVRAFERWGLIPRMLVGAAERDLSVELFGQRLASPLFLSPVGVIGLCAQDGHGDLATARASARTGVPMVASTLSMDPLEDVAGELGATPGLFQLYTPTDRELAASLVHRAEAAGFRGIVVTLDTWVTGWRPRDLSTGNFPQLRGACLANYTSDPVFRAALAKPPEQDPGAVVALFSRIFGNPLTWDDLPWLRSLTTLPLVLKGICHPDDVRRARDAGVDGVYCSNHGGRQANGGLPALEALPGVVAAADGLPVLFDSGVRSGADVVKALALGATAVGVGRPYAYGLALGGADGIVHVLRSLLAEADLLMAVNGYPGLADLPAGLRRVPDTGA; this is translated from the coding sequence ATGCCGCAGTTCGGTGACTACCAGAACGAGATCTACCTCAACGCCCTCTTCGGGGTGGTGCCGAAGTACCCGATGGCCTTCGCCGGCTGGGAGCAGGCCGCGCAGGCGGCGCTGCCGCCGTCGGTGTGGTCGTACGTGGCCGGGGGCGCGGGCGACGAGCTGACCCAGCGGGCCAACGTACGGGCCTTCGAACGCTGGGGGCTCATCCCCCGGATGCTGGTCGGGGCCGCCGAGCGGGACCTCTCGGTCGAGCTGTTCGGGCAGCGGCTGGCCTCCCCGCTGTTCCTGTCGCCGGTCGGGGTGATCGGGCTGTGCGCCCAGGACGGGCACGGCGACCTGGCCACCGCCCGGGCCTCGGCGCGGACCGGCGTCCCGATGGTCGCGTCCACGCTCAGCATGGACCCGCTGGAGGACGTCGCCGGGGAGCTGGGCGCCACCCCCGGCCTGTTCCAGCTGTACACCCCCACCGACCGCGAGCTGGCCGCCAGCCTGGTGCACCGGGCCGAGGCGGCGGGCTTCCGGGGCATCGTGGTCACCCTGGACACCTGGGTCACCGGCTGGCGGCCGCGCGATCTGAGCACCGGCAACTTCCCGCAGCTGCGCGGCGCCTGCCTGGCCAACTACACCTCCGACCCGGTCTTCCGGGCCGCCCTGGCCAAGCCGCCGGAGCAGGACCCGGGCGCGGTGGTGGCGCTCTTCTCGCGGATCTTCGGCAACCCGCTGACCTGGGACGACCTGCCCTGGCTGCGCTCGCTCACCACGCTGCCGCTGGTGTTGAAGGGGATCTGCCACCCGGACGACGTGCGCCGGGCCAGGGACGCCGGGGTGGACGGCGTCTACTGCTCCAACCACGGCGGCCGACAGGCCAACGGCGGGCTGCCCGCGCTGGAGGCGCTGCCCGGGGTGGTGGCCGCCGCCGACGGCCTGCCGGTGCTGTTCGACTCGGGCGTGCGCAGCGGCGCGGACGTCGTCAAGGCGCTGGCCCTGGGCGCCACCGCCGTCGGCGTCGGCCGCCCGTACGCCTACGGCCTGGCCCTCGGCGGCGCCGACGGCATCGTGCACGTGCTGCGCTCGCTGCTGGCCGAGGCCGACCTGCTGATGGCCGTCAACGGCTACCCGGGCCTGGCCGACCTGCCCGCAGGCCTGCGCCGGGTGCCGGACACCGGCGCCTGA
- a CDS encoding glutamate racemase, with amino-acid sequence MKIALLDSGIGLLAAAAALRALRPDADLVLTCDPDGMPWGPRTPADVTRHALACARAAAAHRPDALVVACNTASVHALDAIRAELEPGIPVIGTVPAVKPAAAGGGPVAIWATPATTGSAYQRGLIQEFAAGAEVVEVPCPGMADAVERADEQAITETVAAACARTPAGVRALVLGCTHYELVRDRIRAALGDPEGLTLHGSAQAVAVQALRRVAPEAVARQGGGSLLVLRSGRVGEQLPAALAYPEGRLLDALATAPARP; translated from the coding sequence GTGAAGATCGCACTCCTGGACTCGGGCATCGGCCTGCTGGCCGCCGCCGCCGCGCTGCGGGCCCTGCGCCCCGACGCCGATCTGGTGCTGACCTGCGACCCTGACGGCATGCCCTGGGGCCCGCGCACCCCCGCCGACGTCACCCGGCACGCCCTCGCCTGCGCCCGCGCCGCCGCCGCCCACCGCCCGGACGCGCTGGTCGTCGCCTGCAACACCGCCTCGGTGCACGCGCTGGACGCGATCCGGGCCGAGCTGGAGCCGGGCATCCCGGTGATCGGCACCGTCCCGGCGGTCAAGCCCGCTGCGGCCGGCGGCGGACCGGTGGCGATCTGGGCCACCCCGGCCACCACCGGCAGCGCCTACCAGCGCGGCCTGATCCAGGAGTTCGCGGCCGGTGCCGAGGTCGTCGAGGTGCCCTGCCCGGGCATGGCCGACGCGGTCGAGCGCGCCGACGAGCAGGCGATCACCGAGACCGTCGCCGCCGCCTGCGCCCGCACCCCGGCCGGAGTCCGCGCGCTGGTGCTCGGCTGCACCCACTACGAGCTGGTCCGGGACCGCATCCGGGCCGCCCTCGGCGACCCGGAGGGCCTCACCCTCCACGGCTCCGCGCAGGCGGTGGCGGTCCAGGCGCTGCGCCGGGTGGCGCCGGAGGCGGTCGCGCGGCAGGGCGGCGGCTCGCTGCTGGTGCTGCGCAGCGGCCGGGTCGGCGAGCAGCTCCCGGCCGCGCTCGCCTACCCCGAGGGCCGCCTGCTGGACGCCCTGGCCACGGCCCCGGCCCGGCCGTAG
- a CDS encoding DUF3090 domain-containing protein has product MPRQVFFYDPPERFVAGTVGEPGQRAFYLQASTQGRVTSVLLEKTQVAALAERIEELLDEVVRRAAGSTEVPAVAPADLIDSAPLDQPVLEEFRVGTMALAWDESVQRLIIEAQALIETDPDDPEDTEPFEDDENGPPMLRVRLSGAMARVFAKRALELVSAGRPPCPFCSLPLDPQGHVCPRQNGYRR; this is encoded by the coding sequence GTGCCCCGCCAGGTGTTCTTCTACGATCCCCCCGAGCGCTTCGTGGCCGGAACGGTCGGCGAGCCGGGTCAGCGCGCCTTCTACCTGCAGGCCAGCACCCAAGGCCGGGTGACGAGCGTCCTCCTGGAGAAAACCCAGGTGGCCGCGCTCGCCGAGCGGATCGAGGAGCTGCTGGACGAGGTGGTCCGCCGCGCCGCCGGCAGCACCGAGGTCCCGGCCGTAGCCCCGGCCGACCTCATCGACAGCGCCCCGCTCGACCAGCCCGTCCTGGAGGAGTTCCGGGTCGGGACGATGGCGCTCGCCTGGGACGAGTCCGTCCAGCGCCTGATCATCGAGGCGCAGGCGCTGATCGAGACCGACCCGGACGACCCCGAGGACACCGAGCCCTTCGAGGACGACGAGAACGGCCCGCCGATGCTGCGGGTCCGGCTCAGCGGCGCGATGGCCCGGGTCTTCGCCAAGCGGGCGCTGGAGCTGGTCTCGGCCGGACGGCCGCCGTGCCCCTTCTGCAGCCTGCCGCTCGACCCCCAGGGGCACGTCTGCCCCCGCCAGAACGGATACCGGCGCTGA
- the mshC gene encoding cysteine--1-D-myo-inosityl 2-amino-2-deoxy-alpha-D-glucopyranoside ligase, producing MYAWPATEVPALPGQGTPLRIFDTAAGGLRTTDPGPTARLYVCGITPYDATHLGHAATYNAFDLIQRVWRDNGHEVVYVQNVTDVDDPLLERAIATGEDWTELAERETALFREDMTALRMLAPAHYIGAVEAIPSIVPIVKDLLAQGAAYELDGDIYFSIASDPHFGEVSRLGPEQMLRYFGERGGDPDRPGKKHSLDPLLWLSARPGEPAWDTELGHGRPGWHIECVAIALGHLGMAFDIQGGGSDLAFPHHEMGASHAQAATGLHPFAKAYVHAGMVALDGEKMSKSRGNLVFVSRLRKEGVEPAAIRLALLGHHYRSDWEWTGADLLRAQDRLARWRAAVSRPDGPAADGVLAEVRAALSDDLDAPRALAVIDAWAAAQDARGGDDTGAPGVISRTVDALLGVAL from the coding sequence ATGTATGCCTGGCCTGCCACTGAGGTTCCCGCGCTCCCTGGACAGGGGACTCCCCTGCGCATCTTCGACACCGCCGCAGGCGGCCTGCGGACCACCGACCCCGGCCCCACGGCCCGGCTCTACGTCTGCGGCATCACGCCCTACGACGCCACCCACCTCGGCCACGCCGCCACCTACAACGCCTTCGACCTGATCCAGCGGGTCTGGCGGGACAACGGCCACGAGGTCGTCTACGTCCAGAACGTCACCGACGTGGACGACCCGCTGCTGGAGCGCGCCATCGCCACCGGCGAGGACTGGACCGAGCTGGCCGAGCGCGAGACCGCGCTGTTCCGCGAGGACATGACGGCGCTGCGGATGCTCGCCCCCGCCCACTACATCGGCGCGGTCGAGGCCATCCCCTCGATAGTGCCGATCGTCAAGGACCTGCTCGCGCAGGGCGCCGCCTACGAGCTCGACGGCGACATCTACTTCTCGATCGCCTCCGACCCGCACTTCGGCGAGGTCTCCCGGCTCGGCCCGGAGCAGATGCTGCGCTACTTCGGCGAGCGCGGCGGCGACCCGGACCGCCCCGGCAAGAAGCACAGCCTGGACCCGCTGCTGTGGCTGTCCGCCCGCCCCGGCGAGCCCGCCTGGGACACCGAGCTGGGCCACGGCCGCCCCGGCTGGCACATCGAGTGCGTCGCCATCGCGCTCGGCCACCTCGGCATGGCCTTCGACATCCAGGGCGGCGGCAGCGACCTGGCCTTCCCGCACCACGAGATGGGCGCCTCGCACGCCCAGGCCGCCACCGGCCTGCACCCGTTCGCCAAGGCGTACGTGCACGCCGGGATGGTCGCGCTGGACGGCGAGAAGATGTCCAAGTCGCGCGGCAACCTGGTCTTCGTCTCCCGGCTGCGCAAGGAGGGCGTCGAGCCCGCCGCCATCCGGCTGGCCCTGCTGGGCCACCACTACCGCAGCGACTGGGAGTGGACCGGCGCCGACCTGCTCCGCGCCCAGGACCGGCTGGCCCGCTGGCGCGCGGCCGTCTCCCGGCCGGACGGCCCGGCCGCCGACGGGGTGCTGGCCGAGGTCCGCGCGGCGCTCTCGGACGACCTGGACGCCCCCCGGGCGCTGGCCGTCATCGACGCCTGGGCCGCCGCCCAGGACGCCCGGGGCGGCGATGACACCGGCGCCCCCGGCGTCATCTCCCGCACCGTGGACGCGCTGCTCGGCGTCGCGCTCTGA
- a CDS encoding nitroreductase family deazaflavin-dependent oxidoreductase has product MRALGRLGISVLGSRTLAVRGRKSGEWRTTPVNLLTIDGRRYLVAPRGHTQWVRNMRAVGGGELRLGRRVEPFRGVELSDDEKPAVLRAYLRRWAWEVGMFFEDVDADSPESRLREIAPGFPVFRVVTD; this is encoded by the coding sequence ATGCGGGCCCTGGGCCGCCTCGGCATCAGCGTCCTCGGCTCGCGCACCCTGGCCGTGCGCGGCCGCAAGAGCGGCGAGTGGCGCACCACCCCGGTCAACCTGCTGACCATCGACGGCCGCCGCTACCTGGTCGCGCCGCGCGGCCACACCCAGTGGGTGCGCAACATGCGGGCGGTCGGCGGCGGCGAGCTGCGCCTGGGACGCCGGGTCGAGCCCTTCCGCGGGGTCGAGCTGTCCGACGACGAGAAGCCCGCCGTGCTGCGCGCCTACCTGCGCCGCTGGGCCTGGGAGGTCGGCATGTTCTTCGAGGACGTCGACGCCGACTCCCCCGAGAGCCGACTGCGCGAGATCGCCCCCGGCTTCCCGGTCTTCCGCGTCGTCACCGACTGA
- a CDS encoding O-methyltransferase, whose amino-acid sequence MSSHETWDAVDAYITETLALRDPALDTTLKASAAAGLPPIAVSEPQGRMLQLLAAVQGARSILEIGTLGGYSTICLARALPEDGRLTTLEYDPAHAEVARGNIAAAGLADRVEVRVGAALETLPQVQADGLGPFDLVFIDADKVNNPSYVRWALELSRPGTLIIVDNVVRNGKVSDASSQDPAILGTRAALEFIAAEPRLVGTAVQTVGSKGYDGFALARVVG is encoded by the coding sequence ATGAGTTCGCACGAGACCTGGGACGCCGTCGACGCCTACATCACCGAGACGCTCGCCCTGCGTGATCCGGCCCTGGACACGACGCTGAAGGCCAGCGCGGCGGCCGGGCTGCCGCCGATCGCGGTCTCCGAGCCGCAGGGCCGGATGCTGCAGCTGCTGGCCGCCGTCCAGGGCGCCCGGTCGATCCTGGAGATCGGCACGCTCGGCGGCTACTCGACGATCTGCCTGGCCCGGGCGCTGCCCGAGGACGGCCGGCTGACCACCCTGGAGTACGACCCGGCCCACGCCGAGGTGGCCCGGGGCAACATCGCCGCCGCCGGGCTGGCCGACCGGGTGGAGGTGCGGGTGGGCGCGGCGCTGGAGACCCTGCCGCAGGTCCAGGCGGACGGGCTGGGCCCGTTCGACCTGGTCTTCATCGACGCCGACAAGGTCAACAACCCGTCCTACGTGCGCTGGGCGCTGGAGCTGAGCCGCCCCGGGACGCTGATCATCGTCGACAACGTGGTGCGCAACGGCAAGGTGTCGGACGCCTCGTCCCAGGACCCGGCCATCCTCGGCACCCGGGCCGCCCTGGAGTTCATCGCGGCCGAACCCCGGCTGGTCGGGACGGCGGTCCAGACCGTCGGCAGCAAGGGCTACGACGGCTTCGCGCTGGCCCGCGTCGTCGGCTGA
- a CDS encoding TetR/AcrR family transcriptional regulator, whose amino-acid sequence MAAIRTARERAREELTREIKAEARRQLGVEGAQKLSLRAVARELGMVSSALYRYFPSRDDLLTALIIDAYNALGDRVDAAVAAAPADDVRARWAALCNAARSWAIASPHEYALVYGTPVPGYTAPQETVAPAARVPLAVMAMLGDNVGGFRLETAPRPLRGLLAQQMADLAALIAPDLNPVLLARSMAAWAQVFGLISFELFGQFVGSAEPADGLFAYSVEDLADHLGLAVGAEHRP is encoded by the coding sequence ATGGCAGCCATCAGAACCGCTCGTGAGCGAGCACGCGAGGAACTCACCCGGGAGATCAAGGCGGAGGCACGCCGCCAGCTCGGGGTCGAGGGCGCCCAGAAGCTCTCGCTGCGCGCCGTCGCCAGGGAGCTGGGCATGGTCTCCTCCGCCCTCTACCGCTACTTCCCCAGCCGCGACGACCTGCTGACCGCCCTGATCATCGACGCCTACAACGCCCTCGGCGACCGGGTCGACGCGGCCGTCGCCGCCGCCCCCGCCGATGACGTACGCGCCCGCTGGGCCGCCCTGTGCAACGCCGCCCGCTCCTGGGCGATCGCCAGCCCGCACGAGTACGCCCTGGTCTACGGCACCCCCGTGCCCGGCTACACCGCCCCGCAGGAGACGGTGGCCCCCGCCGCCCGGGTTCCGCTGGCCGTGATGGCCATGCTCGGCGACAACGTCGGCGGCTTCCGGCTGGAGACGGCCCCGAGGCCGCTGCGCGGCCTGCTCGCCCAGCAGATGGCCGACCTCGCCGCGCTGATCGCCCCCGATCTCAATCCGGTGCTGCTGGCCCGCTCCATGGCCGCCTGGGCGCAGGTGTTCGGCCTGATCAGCTTCGAGCTGTTCGGTCAGTTCGTCGGCTCCGCCGAGCCCGCCGACGGCCTCTTCGCCTACTCGGTCGAGGACCTCGCCGACCACCTCGGCCTCGCCGTCGGGGCCGAGCACCGGCCTTAG
- a CDS encoding glycosyltransferase, translating into MSVLVIIASLSLLSWLWLTFCQGWFWRTDVRLPSRSGAQGRPSVAVVVPARDEAEVLPLSLPSLLAQAYGGDARVILVDDGSSDGTGELARELAAGGGLPLTVTSPGEPPQGWTGKLWALRHGVELAGEVEYLLLTDADIAHGDRSLDELVAAAEAHGLDLVSQMARLRTETRWERLIVPAFVYFFAQLYPFRWSNRPGSRTAAAAGGCTLVRREALERAGGVAAIRGAVIDDVNLARLVKRGGGRTWLGLADRVDSVRPYPELAQLWRMVSRSAYAQLRHSVLLLAGTVLGLALVYLVPPVALAAGLATGDAPAAAVAGAAWALMALTYRPMLAYYGRPAAEALLLPFTAGLYLLMTVDSAVQHWRGRGAAWKGRTYGAPEAAVPLPAAEPARAERD; encoded by the coding sequence GTGTCCGTACTCGTGATCATCGCCTCGCTGTCCCTGCTGTCCTGGCTGTGGCTGACCTTCTGTCAGGGCTGGTTCTGGCGGACCGACGTGCGCCTGCCGTCCCGCTCCGGGGCGCAGGGCCGCCCCTCGGTGGCCGTCGTCGTCCCGGCCCGGGACGAGGCCGAGGTGCTGCCGCTGAGCCTGCCCTCGCTGCTGGCGCAGGCGTACGGCGGCGACGCGCGGGTGATCCTGGTGGACGACGGCAGCAGCGACGGCACCGGCGAGCTGGCCCGGGAGCTGGCCGCCGGGGGCGGCCTGCCGCTGACCGTGACCTCGCCCGGCGAGCCGCCGCAGGGCTGGACCGGCAAGCTGTGGGCGCTGCGGCACGGCGTGGAGCTGGCCGGGGAGGTGGAGTACCTGCTGCTCACCGACGCGGACATCGCCCACGGCGACCGCTCGCTGGACGAGCTGGTGGCCGCCGCCGAGGCGCACGGCCTCGACCTGGTGTCGCAGATGGCGCGGCTGCGCACGGAGACCCGCTGGGAGCGGCTGATCGTCCCGGCGTTCGTCTACTTCTTCGCCCAGCTGTACCCGTTCCGGTGGAGCAACCGGCCCGGCTCACGGACGGCGGCCGCCGCCGGGGGCTGCACGCTGGTGCGCCGGGAGGCGCTGGAGCGGGCCGGGGGCGTGGCCGCCATCCGGGGCGCGGTGATCGACGACGTCAACCTGGCGCGGCTGGTGAAGCGCGGCGGCGGACGCACCTGGCTGGGCCTGGCCGACCGGGTGGACAGCGTCCGCCCGTACCCGGAGCTGGCGCAGCTGTGGCGGATGGTCTCCCGCAGCGCCTACGCGCAGCTGCGGCACTCGGTGCTGCTGCTGGCCGGGACGGTGCTGGGGCTGGCCCTGGTCTACCTGGTGCCGCCGGTGGCGCTGGCGGCCGGGCTGGCCACCGGCGACGCCCCGGCGGCGGCCGTGGCCGGGGCGGCCTGGGCGCTGATGGCGCTGACCTACCGGCCGATGCTGGCGTACTACGGCCGACCGGCCGCCGAGGCGCTGCTGCTGCCGTTCACCGCGGGGCTGTACCTGCTGATGACGGTGGATTCGGCGGTGCAGCACTGGCGCGGCCGGGGCGCGGCCTGGAAGGGCCGCACCTACGGCGCGCCGGAGGCGGCGGTGCCGCTCCCGGCGGCGGAACCGGCACGGGCCGAACGGGACTGA
- a CDS encoding polysaccharide deacetylase family protein, producing MTIPRAVRQPGQAPDEAARRAPGGPLQLPRGRASRRLAVLTFHDVDDAAVFRAQLDRLRRTASPVSLGEVEAAVRGGAPLPPHAVLVSFELGHRTAATTALPALAACGVPAVAFVVAGLVDTEQPYWWNEAEYLVEQGGWARGLSSRPQGLPGGPGRAGGVAAALAALPDPDRRRSLQELRVTARRQAPGTPQLTSADLLALRDAGVVLGNHSLGHARLDSCDDYVVREEVQGGHHRLARLTGEEPRAFAYPDGVFDGRAEPLLRGLGYSSAFLTDGALFDLRGASGGRPDPLRISRLQVNTGTPRGLFDGVLSGWNPAARRLRGAVAV from the coding sequence ATGACCATTCCCCGTGCGGTGCGGCAGCCGGGGCAGGCTCCGGACGAGGCCGCCCGACGGGCGCCAGGCGGGCCGCTGCAGCTGCCGCGCGGGCGGGCGTCGCGTCGGCTGGCGGTGCTGACCTTCCACGACGTCGACGACGCTGCGGTGTTCCGGGCGCAGCTCGACCGGCTGCGGCGGACCGCCAGCCCGGTCTCGCTGGGCGAGGTGGAGGCGGCGGTGCGCGGGGGCGCCCCGCTGCCGCCGCACGCGGTGCTGGTCAGTTTCGAGCTGGGCCACCGGACGGCGGCCACCACCGCCCTGCCCGCGCTGGCCGCGTGCGGCGTCCCGGCGGTGGCCTTCGTGGTCGCCGGGCTGGTCGACACCGAGCAGCCGTACTGGTGGAACGAGGCCGAGTACCTGGTCGAGCAGGGCGGCTGGGCGCGCGGGCTGTCCTCGCGGCCGCAGGGCCTGCCCGGCGGCCCGGGGCGGGCCGGCGGGGTCGCGGCGGCGCTGGCGGCGCTGCCCGACCCCGACCGCCGCCGCAGCCTGCAGGAGCTGCGGGTGACCGCCCGCCGCCAGGCCCCGGGGACGCCGCAGCTGACCTCGGCGGACCTGCTGGCGCTGCGGGACGCCGGGGTGGTCCTGGGGAACCACTCGCTGGGCCATGCCCGGCTGGACTCCTGCGACGACTACGTGGTCCGCGAGGAGGTCCAGGGCGGGCACCACCGGCTGGCCCGGCTGACCGGCGAGGAGCCTCGGGCCTTCGCCTATCCGGACGGCGTCTTCGACGGCCGGGCCGAGCCGCTGCTGCGCGGGCTCGGCTACAGCAGCGCCTTCCTCACTGACGGCGCCCTGTTCGACCTGCGCGGTGCGAGCGGCGGGCGGCCCGATCCGCTGCGGATCAGCCGGCTCCAGGTGAACACCGGCACCCCGCGCGGCCTGTTCGACGGGGTGCTGTCCGGCTGGAACCCGGCCGCCCGCAGGCTGCGCGGCGCGGTCGCGGTCTGA
- a CDS encoding SCO1664 family protein has translation MDPAASAALAADPARALALLREGELRIHGRLTEASNAAFYCTVGGVDGGTDGGAGADGDGRAVCVYKPVRGERPLWDFPDGTLAGREVAAYEVSAATGWHLVPPTVLREGPYGEGMCQIWVESDPEAQLLALQDAEDAEPGWCAIGRAEVGEGRTALLVHADDARLRRLAVLDAVLNNADRKGGHLLPAVDGRIYGIDHGVTFAVPGKLRTLLWGWAGEPLPAEAAEALTGLREQLDGPLGERLAALLTAAEVDAVRQRVAGLLRTGLHPLPSGEWPAVPWPPI, from the coding sequence GTGGACCCTGCCGCCTCGGCCGCGCTGGCCGCCGACCCGGCCCGGGCCCTGGCGCTGCTGCGCGAGGGCGAGCTGCGGATACACGGCCGGCTCACCGAGGCGTCCAACGCCGCCTTCTACTGCACGGTCGGCGGTGTCGACGGCGGGACTGACGGCGGGGCCGGGGCCGACGGCGACGGCCGAGCGGTCTGCGTCTACAAGCCGGTCCGCGGCGAGCGCCCACTGTGGGACTTCCCGGACGGCACCCTGGCCGGGCGCGAGGTCGCCGCGTACGAGGTGTCCGCCGCCACCGGCTGGCACCTGGTGCCGCCCACGGTGTTGCGCGAGGGCCCCTACGGCGAGGGCATGTGCCAGATCTGGGTGGAGTCCGATCCGGAGGCGCAGCTGCTCGCCCTGCAGGACGCCGAGGACGCCGAGCCCGGCTGGTGCGCCATCGGCCGCGCCGAGGTCGGCGAGGGCCGCACCGCCCTGCTGGTGCACGCCGACGACGCCCGGCTGCGCCGGCTGGCGGTGCTGGACGCGGTGCTGAACAACGCCGACCGCAAGGGCGGCCACCTGCTCCCGGCCGTGGACGGCCGGATCTACGGCATCGACCACGGGGTGACCTTCGCCGTCCCCGGCAAGCTGCGCACCCTGCTCTGGGGCTGGGCGGGCGAGCCGCTCCCGGCGGAGGCCGCCGAGGCGCTGACCGGCCTGCGCGAGCAGCTCGACGGGCCGCTGGGCGAGCGGCTGGCCGCGCTGCTCACCGCCGCCGAGGTGGACGCGGTACGGCAGCGGGTGGCGGGGCTGCTGCGGACCGGGCTGCACCCGCTGCCGTCCGGGGAGTGGCCGGCCGTTCCGTGGCCGCCGATCTGA
- a CDS encoding spermidine synthase yields the protein MADPITDPVPVERRVDLGLARLLPDLDRPRGWLLTLDDAPQSYVDLDDPLYLEFEYVQRLAHAADLAAASGEPIDVLHLGGGALTLARYLAATRPGSRQQAVEIDAGLSALVGEYLPWSGASGSGSGPGAGSASGAVPGAGLRVHAADARQFLAAAPEDSADLVVADVFGGSRIPAHLTSVEFVREAARVLRPGGLYAANLADGAPLDFARGQLATVRAVFAEVCLVAEPSVLRGRRYGNLVLLAADHELPAAELARRTAADPFPARVVHGDRLELLTGRARPVTDATAAPSPPPPEGAFAL from the coding sequence ATGGCCGATCCGATCACCGACCCCGTGCCCGTGGAACGCCGGGTCGACCTGGGCCTCGCCCGGTTGCTGCCCGACCTGGACCGGCCCCGCGGCTGGCTGCTCACCCTGGACGACGCCCCGCAGTCCTACGTCGACCTGGACGACCCGCTGTACCTGGAGTTCGAGTACGTGCAGCGGCTCGCCCACGCGGCGGACCTGGCGGCGGCCTCCGGGGAGCCGATCGACGTGCTGCACCTGGGCGGCGGCGCGCTGACCCTGGCGCGCTACCTGGCCGCCACCCGGCCCGGCTCCCGGCAGCAGGCCGTCGAGATCGACGCCGGGCTCAGCGCGCTGGTCGGGGAGTACCTGCCCTGGTCGGGGGCTTCGGGGTCCGGCTCCGGGCCGGGGGCGGGGTCGGCGTCCGGGGCGGTGCCCGGTGCGGGGCTGCGGGTGCATGCGGCGGACGCCCGGCAGTTCCTGGCCGCCGCGCCCGAGGACAGCGCCGACCTGGTCGTCGCCGACGTCTTCGGCGGCTCCCGGATCCCGGCGCACCTCACCTCGGTGGAGTTCGTCCGCGAGGCGGCCCGGGTGCTGCGCCCCGGCGGCCTGTACGCCGCCAATCTCGCCGACGGTGCGCCGCTGGACTTCGCCCGGGGGCAGCTGGCCACCGTCCGCGCCGTCTTCGCCGAGGTCTGCCTGGTGGCCGAGCCGTCCGTGCTGCGCGGACGGCGCTACGGCAACCTGGTGCTCCTGGCCGCCGACCACGAGCTGCCTGCCGCCGAGCTGGCCCGCCGCACCGCCGCCGACCCCTTCCCGGCCCGGGTGGTCCACGGCGACCGGCTGGAGCTGCTGACCGGCCGGGCGCGGCCGGTGACCGACGCCACCGCCGCGCCCTCCCCGCCGCCGCCGGAGGGGGCGTTCGCCCTGTGA
- a CDS encoding nucleosidase — translation MRLIGEITPSGPLLVVALAEEAAHLDGGLPVLLTGMGKVNAAASVATVLAGAVRPGSLVNLGTAGALHSGWTGTHEVRTVLQHDLDSELLRSLTGAEVGEPIELLPGGDGPVLATGDLFVSEEAARRRLAGQAQLVDMEGYAVASVARRAGLPVRLIKHVSDEAGEGAAKAWRESVDDCARELARWVEENLPA, via the coding sequence ATGCGCCTCATCGGAGAGATCACCCCCAGCGGCCCGCTGCTCGTCGTCGCCCTCGCCGAGGAGGCGGCGCACCTGGACGGCGGCCTGCCGGTGCTGCTGACCGGCATGGGCAAGGTCAACGCCGCCGCCTCGGTGGCGACCGTCCTGGCCGGTGCGGTCCGACCGGGCTCCCTGGTCAACCTGGGCACGGCCGGGGCGCTGCACTCCGGCTGGACCGGCACCCACGAGGTCCGCACGGTGCTGCAGCACGACCTCGACTCGGAGCTGCTGCGCTCGCTCACCGGGGCGGAGGTCGGCGAGCCGATCGAGCTGCTGCCCGGCGGCGACGGCCCGGTCCTGGCCACCGGCGACCTGTTCGTCTCGGAGGAGGCCGCGCGTCGGCGCCTGGCCGGGCAGGCCCAGCTGGTCGACATGGAGGGCTACGCGGTGGCCAGCGTCGCCCGGCGGGCCGGACTGCCGGTACGGCTGATCAAGCACGTCAGCGACGAGGCGGGCGAGGGCGCGGCCAAGGCCTGGCGGGAGTCGGTGGACGACTGCGCCCGGGAGCTGGCCCGGTGGGTCGAGGAGAACCTGCCGGCCTGA